The Hevea brasiliensis isolate MT/VB/25A 57/8 unplaced genomic scaffold, ASM3005281v1 Scaf384, whole genome shotgun sequence genome includes the window tatgcattgactatcggcagttgaataaggtgacaataaagaacagatacccattgccccgcattgattacTTATTTgaccagttgaggggtgcagttgtgttctccaaaattgacctgagatcaggttattatcagctgaaagtacaagagcagagtatttctaaaactaccttcagaactcgctatggccattatgagtttttggttatgccatttgggttaactaatgcttcggctgcttttatggatctgatgaacactatcttcagaccatacctcgaccagtttgttgtggtattcatagatgatatattggtctattcgagaaatgcagaagagcatgatagacatctgcgtattgtactgcagactttgagagagaaacagctatatgccaaattgtcgaagtgtgaattttgactgaaggaaatatctttcttggggcatgtagtatcagaagagggcattaaggtagatccaagtaagattgaagctgtccttaattggaggccaccagaaatgtcacagaaattgcgattttaggtttagctggatactatcgtagatttgtgaagggattctccatgttggcatctccattgaccaagctgcttagaaaagatgtaaaattccagtggacggataaatgccaacagagttttgatgaattgaaaagatgtttgtgaGGCTCAGTCGACTTTACCACacagggtaaagaatatatagttctgacgatgcttctcacaacagttaggttgtgtgttgatgcaagatcgaaatgtcattgcctatgcatcacgccaataaaaccgcatgagaggaattatccaacacatgatttggagctttgaccattgtgtttgctcttaagatctggagacattatttgtatggggagaaatgttacatctacggatcataagagtttgaagtatttggacaCTCGAAAGAgccgaatttgagacagaggagatggttagagttgataaagactatgattgtcgatAGACTATCAccagaaaagctaatgttgtggctgacgccctaagtcgtaagactatggcaagtctacgagttactcctttgtctttggtacatgagttgagcttattacatgccagtttagagattaatgatgatgggcaggcagcagttgcatggcatgtacagccaatgttgattgatcagatcgtaatggtcgctcgaatgatgaaaggtatcggtcgttggaagaagtccgacagggcaagaaaccagagttctcaatcagagatgatggtttactgctacaccaaggcagaatgtgtgttcctaatgatgttgatttgaggcagatcattttgaaggaagcacatgagtctccttttgccatgcaccctggtggtacaaaaatgtatagagggctaaaggagcattactggtggatgggtatgaagagagatgtggcagagtttgtgtccaaatgcctaacttgtcagcaagtaaaggcagagcatcaagtacccactgggttgttacatacactgtgtttatgaaattgtttgactaaactgtgtttaatatattatttgacaaaatgagttgttatgagctttgatatttttgAAATGTGatggtgaagtattcaaattatgtttcatcaataaatgatttatgtatcgcattttaaatttttattgtgcactactgagtatgtttatactcgtgATAGCTATTTTCTTTGTcatgcagataagagcaaggagaaggcaGAGTGAGTCACTACTAACTGAAAACTACACGATCATTTatgcgggtattattttatacccttgtagataattttgatgtaaatataggaatgttgtatgtatcaatgaaagttgagcagttgtaaataaattgtaataatattattttgggtttgcttctgtaaatttaatatttgtacatatgaattttctgctttatgccttgtaaatggagtattaaatattttgtggtgacaaattttgattaaattgtggaatttgCTTTGAAGAGacttgaattgggttgatttgagttttattgaaggttgggagttgtgaaatatttttggaagtgctttttacaggtctttgaagaactggtttctcaaaatacagagggaactctgtcaaaatttttataaaatttgcgacaaaactaaaatggacaaaattttttattagtatttaaacttgaataaatggttttaaatttttatcaaaatgctcactacttccaaaatgtaagaaaatcattttaaaatcccttgtagggtacttaatgggttatcggtaagtaaagttcggtagttcattaagtattctacgggatcatgttatgccttacagaggggtaaggtgtgacagtttggatgggcccaaaaggggctgtgtgatgtgattgagttgtgagtatatgaattgcgaatatagaagtgcgttttgagcccttttgtaaattgggtaggtcctaggtataggggagactctgcaggattttcggcacgacttaggacgtatttggtcttttcttggtttgtattgagtcaattgtattaaataattgtaatgtaattgtgagGTTAGcggaatgaccttcttcctccgcccggccACAAAGGacttgtcaagtctgtgagtaaaatattaattttaattgtaatttcactattattatatgttcaaacatgcccatgcattacttatatgtatatatctatgtagttaaactctaggcacgttttatgttgcattcacaactgttaaagtgccatggatgttgttgtggtaatttggagcaatgtgcatgcgttggcgtgcgtgtgatgtggtgttagctatggataggacgggtagtcacggcttgagatcttcactgggacccggtccttcagggtagtcacggcttgagttcttcgctgggaccccgatttggtttattaagtgaagcttgagttcttcgctggcacaggttgaatttaagagagttgtataggggatcagctcccatatattatgattgacattattgggtgcgtgagtgctccaaattgcctttttgctgttatgatgtgaaactattgctgatgttgcatttcactctacaaggtgcattagctttagatagttatagagattatggttaaaattgatattttactctctgagtcgaacgctcactcttgttcaatatttttccaggccacaggaggatatttttgaggttaacctgtttttctccctcgcaggtcgtttattaatgtttgtataaacctgttaactctagactttccgcatgtgttagaaatatttatttgatttgggtctgtaatataaattgttattttagacctgtaaacttattattttatgcatgttgatggactggatgagggagcagagctaccatttattttatgttgttatgagtatgtggagggtaagctgagctccccaaatgattatatattgtgtttacaggtcgggtgagtaaaaaactccccgttgaaaggtccattttatggtcggactctgtccagatgaattcttgaaattgagcccaaatgagccttagagttgagttaaggaatagttaggcttactacgggcctcgggggctttaggctggcctcgggggctttaggttggcccaggtcctagtgccggtccggcccatagattgGATCGTGACAGATCAAtgcaatttttaaaatattttttggactacAAACTATTAACAAAATTGTccctttattttttaatttttaaattatgatattAAATAAGTACTCATTTTTATGCAATAACACTTGAAAGTTAGGGAAAACTCATTGTTCTTGAATATCACACACGATAGAAAGTCAAtagacattaaaaaaaaaaaaaaaaaggttaactTTACCAAAGGAAAAAAAGAACAAGAATATGCATTATTAAGGTTTATATCATTATTACCACACAGAAGCTAGAATGtaacattgaaaaaaaaaaatttacttataTTCGgtccattataaatttaaaatacaaacatatgaaatttatgggtggattttattacatattttttatttttagtacATAATAAATCGAATTTAGATAAGAAAAATTACAAGAAATCATTACATATGGTAATTATTTATtcagggagaaaaaaaaaagggttgcAATAGAGAATATATAAAGCCAAAGCCACGCATTTGCTGAAATTCCACAAGCTAGATGTGGACTTGagcctctgccaactgactaaaATTCATTGGAGTTAAGTACCTAGAGTCTCCACGAAATAGGTTTTCAGCTAACAATGCAGCAGCAGCTTGAGACGGATGATACAAGTCCCAAAACAGGTACTCACTCCGATTCTGGCAAAGATTGGGACTGATAGGTTCATAGCATGCTAGCTCTCCATTGTAATTCCCCAGTCCACAGCATGCATTCTTCACATCCTTGAAGCCTACATATAAGATTTTAAAGGAGTAACAAATGAGTGACAATTGCACCATTTTGGCTACCTTAATGAACCGCCAATATCAAGACACAGGGGGAATCTGATTGCTTTACAAATTACAAAATAATTAAGCTAGATCTATATATAGTTAATTTTCACTAAGAATAATTCTATAAACGCAAAAACAAGGACATGCTTACCAAAGAAAGCATAGTTGTCAATGAAATCCGCAGTCATTTCATATACGTTTGCAAGTGAATACTTGAGTTCTGGCAATTCTGAACTCATCCTTTGTAACAGAATGAGAGTTGAGTTATAGAAAGCCTGAGCAAAATCATTCAACAGCTGCATACATGCGTCACCACCACCTTCTTTTTCGTTAATAGCTCGTGCATATGGACAGCAACCAATCGGTGGAACTCCCATAATACCAAATTTTCTTGCACCCATGTTGTACACATTCTGCCATGTAAAAGAAAAAAGACAAACCCCACAAGTTTTTGAAAAAATGAAATGCGAAAATCATTAGCAACAATCTTAAACTTTTTTAGATTTTGCATTGGAGGAGAAAGATGGGAGCACCTTTAAATGGTCTTGGTATGTAGACAGTACGGAAGCGACGAACTGTTCCTTGGGTGCAGTACTTTTGTTTCGCATATAATCGAAGAATTCGTTAGCTCCGACACAAAAGATGTACAAGGATTTAGCGATAATCTTAGCAGTTGCATTCGGACCTTTCACCTCTGTGATATTTCGCATGACTGTTTTAAATTGTTGAATTTGCTGTGACAGAGGTATTACTGCATTCTACAGTTTTGGACCAAATCAAGAATCATTAGTTCGTTTAATTAATTCATCACCCATATCAAAAAGGATGCAACAATCTAACATTTAGCAAAATACacattgaatttttttttgtgtttttcgACTTTCAGATAAATGCTAGAGACTCGATCAGCTTCAAGCTTTAAGCGCGTGATGTTtcgaatttgagttttggtcaaaacccgattgttaaaaaaaaaatgtgagaGACTCATAGAGGTTTTGTAAAGCTGAATCTTACCCAAGCTTTGAATCCGGTTTCATCAAGAATGCCAGCCCCAGCAGAAGCAAAGTTCACACCACGCTGAACCTTCTTCTTAAAATCAATTGACGTGTGGTTGAGAAGGTAGAGAAAAGCTGGTGGACTCTTCTTAAACCCAAACCTCATTGCTAATAATAAACCAAAGAAAAACCACACATTTAACGTAACACATTTGATGTATATTATTATAAGTTGATGTCACGTATTAACTTTTACACGTTATATCAAGCTTAACTTCCTAAACCATTTACACTGAAACTATGAGTTTCACAAAGGCAGAAAATATCTCATTATACATATATTGAAAATTAATTGAAATCTTACCTAATTGATCTCCAATATTGAAGCCATTGCTGAACCTTCCTGTTGGTTTTGAGTGAGGAAAATCAATCCCATTATAACGGAAATTAGCCCTTGCATAGGAGTTTAAGAAATTGTTAGTCCCAATATCAATGGCAGAGTCCCCAAAAATGAAAATAGCTGGTAATTTCCTCTCATATGCATCTGCGGGATTGATGGCAACAACACATATAGCTAAGTGGAGAAAATAAGAAGAAAAGTTTTGTTTCTTTGCCATGAGAAATAGAATAATTAGTTGTTCTCTAGTTTGCTTGCCTTTCTTATTTCTGAGAATCTCTCATATATATATGAGTGAGAAAGATCAATTATATATTTATTCTTTTGTTTTATTACACCAAGAAACACCATCAACAAGGAAGAAGCATTGTTATaggttacatatttatttatttatctttatatcTTTATATGATTGGAAATATATTAACTGGGGGCTTATTATAAGACTAACAACTTCATTAGTTGGGCGGATTACCCTACTGCTAATTTATGCTCATATAACCTCACAAGTATATGCAATTGCTAATTATTTCATTGTTTTTTTCCTTTTATCCTTGTCATGATGTCTGCAaccatttttataaaaatatgatgataataataaaaaatgggGAAGACGCAACCATGCTGTTCTTTTATCCTTTTGGAACTTTTCCTTTTCCCTTTTTCATTGTTAATTACAATGAATTTGATAAGGGGTATCTTAATTTTACAATGAATTTGATAAGGGGTATCTTAATTTTGTGATAAAGAAGTCTAGACTCATTTAAAACATATATTATTCATTCGATAATCCCAAATTCAAATCTTTATCCTCTCATATTTCTTTACTAAAAAAATTGTGATAaaggattataattatattttaaataaagaaCCATAATTATTTAGAGCTCTTTAAATGAAGATGGTTTAgtgaaatctttttttttttttcatagaaacataattatctaattattttaaaaattttatattttaagttaCAAAAACAAAAACATTTTAAGCTAATTAGTATTATTATGCCAAGTGTTCGATTTTTTGTTAAACCAGATAGTAATTCATGGTTAATCCTCATGTAAGACACATGTTGAATTTTTATTAAGTGGCAACTTATGCTGAATTCATTCCTTAGGGAATAGGGGGTGTTTGGTATGAGTTTAATAAaaggtaattattattatttttaattttttatttatattatttaaatacttgAAGAGATTAGATTAAATTTTCatatcatcaatatttaagtcTTTTTAAAGGGTGTTAACCTTAGGAGTTAGGTTAATAATTACTCTATTTAAAGATTAaaacttataaaaataatattcaactCTTGATTTCTTAATCTCTTAACAAacacatttgaaaaaaaaaaaaaaaaaacagcttTCACGTACACATATATGGGGCTTAATgtggtaaaaaaaattaaattttttctaaattttaattatatctaATCCTTATAATTTTATCCAAATTTCAAGAATTAGTTAAGCCAGAGGCGTTGATTATAATGAAAATACTTTTTAATTATGAATAATTATGAGATTCATTTCGTGTTTAAAGCGTACAGGTCGAATGTATCCTCCCACTTCATCAAAAGCCATCTCCATACAAGTAGTACAAATTAACTTAAATTGATGCAGCGTCCAGGATTTCCTATGCTCGTGTCAAACAATATAGTGAGTTcatcattttttaatttttgaatttctaattttctaataatcaatttttaattgttttcattttcaattttttttttcttaaaaaaaaattggaaAGTAAAATCCTTTCTAACCAAAATTATTTTAGTTATATATAAATTGGATGGATGATAGAAGAACATGATCTGATAAGTTTGTGGGAACAAAAGGTGGAAGAATATGGAGGTTGAGAAAAGTAATGCGAGAAGATAGATAATGTAAAAGGATGCATCTGCTCGCTTAATCTATGCATATTTTAACTtagatggatatatatatatagggttcCAAGTTAGACATAATTATTTTAGAAAATTTAAGATTAGCCTGCATTGCAGCTCTTTATATCCATATGCGTACGTAGTATAAGAGTtaagtacatatatatatatcaacaaAATCCAATAAACAGTGGATTTAGCTGAGAAGATAAATATACTAATATATCTTATTGCTGCTCAGAAAAGAGATTTATTGATCTACATGTTTTTCCTTGACTATTCAAATTCACAAATAGATAACTTGGTGATATTAGAAATAAGAAAAGAACTAATAGAGAGTGGTATGTCTACTAGCTgcctatataatatataatttttgaaGGATATATCATCCTTCTGAGAAGCTCATCTGGCTTTTAATTATTAGTTTCGGAAATTGAGGTATTAATTAGTCTGCACCAATTGACTAAAATTCATGGGTGTTACATATCTTAGTTCTCCACCTAAGAGGGTTAGAGCTGCCAATCGAGAAGCAGCCTCAGTTGGGTGGAACTGATCCCAGAACAAGTACTCTTGGCGATCAGGACAAAGGCTTGCACTTGCATTACATGGGAAGTTTCCATTCCCACAGCATGCTTGTTTCACCTCCTTCAAACCTGAATGAGAGGGAAGACGGTTGTTTAGGTATAATACCAGACTATTTGTGGGCTGACAAAAGAAGAAAAATTCAGTATATACCTAGTGCGTACAAATCCAAACTCATAAATAGATACATTGCTTACCAAAAACAAATGGGTTATCTATGATGTCCGACGTCTTTGCATAAGCATTTCCAAGTGAGTACTTCATCCCTACAACTTGAGAGCTCATTTTGGTTAACGTGGTTTCAGTGGCATTGTAGAATGACTTAGCCAAATCATTCAATTCCTTTACGCAATCCCCAGTTTTTCCAATGAAACGTTGAAACGGACAGCAGCCAATTGGTGGGATACTCACAATACCGAATTTTCGAGCATCCAAATCATACAGTTTCTGCCATTTCAACATAGAAAAGTTAAGCCTTGTGaaagaaaaattatatttaattcgaGGATTAGGTCCTCCAGTCCAATCCAACTACTATCAAGGAAGAAGaatattttcttttttctgaCCTGTAGATGATTCTGATATGCTTCCCGAAGAGCGTCCAGGAACTCTTGGGCAGTCAGATTAGTACTTGTGTTAGCACTCCTACGTTGGTAATCGAAGATGTCATTGCTTCCAACACTAATGAGAAACAGTGATTTAGAAAGCATCATAGCAGTGTTCTCTTGACCAAGTAACGCTGTGATGTTGTCACGAACTGTGGAAAATTGTTCTATCTGTTCTCTCAATGGAATCACCTACAGATTAATTTGAACATAGCATAGAATTCACTTGAAGTTAGTTCTTCTTCTTAGGCTTAGAAATAGAATAcgttttaaattttaacaaacaTATAAAATTTGAACCAAAATTAAGAAGAGCTATTCAACATGAAAAACCTATATTGTTCATCTCATATTCCATACAAAAAAACAACTATGGAAGAAGAAATTCCTCTCATCAGAATCTTCTTCTGTATTGATATCATCTTCTTTAGCCTTTAGGTTTTGATTTGTGTGAACTACTTACGCGTATCAAACATTGCCCTGCAAGTTGACAATTTGAAGCATCACTCATCCTTTGATTCTTTACTTTCTTAAGTAAAACagaaaaatttaaatcatatcatCTTCTTCTTTGGATCTTAGTTGATTGTTTGAAGCAGCTGGCAAAGCAAATAACCTTTGTGGGTATCAGACACAGCTCTGTAAAATGAACTTCCAAGCATCGCATGGCTATGCGTACAAGTCTAATATTGAAAGctgaaatttttaattattatctgATTGCCCGACAACTTACTGCAACTGTTGGACCAGATAAAAAGAATGACATTTTAGTGTACAGATAGAGAGCAAACTGAGTGCTGTAAAAATAGCTTACAAACGCTTGGAGCCCTGTTGAGTCAAGAATCCCAGATCCTCCTGATGCAAAGTTAACACCTTTGAGTATTCTCTTCTTGAAACTGAAACTACGGTTGAGAAGGGAGAAAAACGAAGGCGGACTCCTTTTGTAGCCAAACTGCTTCACTGTAAAAGCAAACTTTGATCAGAAAGTTGGTGAAATATTTATTGTTAATTCTCCTAGATTGAGGTTATATAAGAACAGTTTGCATAATTTTCGCGGAGAAAAAAACACGGTATCACTAACAAGAAATTGCAAGTATGATCAGTCGTACCAATCTGGTCTGCGCTGTTGTAGCCATTGCTGAACCTACCAGTAGGCTCAGAATAAGGAAAATCAATCCCATTGTAAGGGAAATTCGCCTTTGCTTGGCTATCATTTAAGAAATTATTAGTCCCAACATCGAAGGTTGAGTCCCCAAATATGAATATGGCCGGCACCGACGGGGTAGCCTTGGCGCAGTGAAGAGACAAAATGGCTAACATCAACATGCGGAAACAAAGTGATGAAACAGTACTTGTCTGTGCCATGGGAAAAAAGAGTTGGGAGAAGTATCAACAGTAACTTTTAGCTGCGTATATATGAATCTCTGTTATGAACTTTTAACttgcatatatatgtatatatatatatacagaagGACCCAAAGAATGGACGAATGGACTAATAATTGTATTTTTCATAATTatgttttattaaataaatatttttagttttttGACACATTCATTTTTTTCTATATGGAATAGaagaattatattattttattggtagacattttaaataaaataaaaaaattatagcaaAAATATGGAAAAGGTAAGGCAGTGAGTGACATTTTGAAAGATGGACAATGTAAACAATATTAAAATAAAGGCCAAATcatggaaaaaaaattaattttttggaCACTTTTGTGttttaatattatcattttaattttgataaaaaaaagttaaaattgaaagatttgtagaaattttatcaaatttaaaatCTAATTTGAGAGAGTGTGATTATGATGATGTGGCATTctatttgatattttttattctaaaatCATGAGACTTACTTGACATATCATTttgataaatcatataaacaaatCAAATCGATAAAAAACTAacccatttctctctccctctctctctctcagtagTCTGTATGTGTGTGCTCATTTTAAGTAGTTAGTCGATTGtaagtttattttataattaataatatatatatttttttaattttaggttTCAGAGTTTTCAAAATGCTGGGAAGAAACTCATATAATTTCTAGTTATATCATTTATGAGAGAATGAAAAAGAAGTACTCAGATTTT containing:
- the LOC110659043 gene encoding GDSL esterase/lipase At5g55050-like, which gives rise to MAQTSTVSSLCFRMLMLAILSLHCAKATPSVPAIFIFGDSTFDVGTNNFLNDSQAKANFPYNGIDFPYSEPTGRFSNGYNSADQIVKQFGYKRSPPSFFSLLNRSFSFKKRILKGVNFASGGSGILDSTGLQAFVIPLREQIEQFSTVRDNITALLGQENTAMMLSKSLFLISVGSNDIFDYQRRSANTSTNLTAQEFLDALREAYQNHLQKLYDLDARKFGIVSIPPIGCCPFQRFIGKTGDCVKELNDLAKSFYNATETTLTKMSSQVVGMKYSLGNAYAKTSDIIDNPFVFGLKEVKQACCGNGNFPCNASASLCPDRQEYLFWDQFHPTEAASRLAALTLLGGELRYVTPMNFSQLVQTN
- the LOC110659062 gene encoding GDSL esterase/lipase At5g55050-like gives rise to the protein MAKKQNFSSYFLHLAICVVAINPADAYERKLPAIFIFGDSAIDIGTNNFLNSYARANFRYNGIDFPHSKPTGRFSNGFNIGDQLAMRFGFKKSPPAFLYLLNHTSIDFKKKVQRGVNFASAGAGILDETGFKAWNAVIPLSQQIQQFKTVMRNITEVKGPNATAKIIAKSLYIFCVGANEFFDYMRNKSTAPKEQFVASVLSTYQDHLKNVYNMGARKFGIMGVPPIGCCPYARAINEKEGGGDACMQLLNDFAQAFYNSTLILLQRMSSELPELKYSLANVYEMTADFIDNYAFFGFKDVKNACCGLGNYNGELACYEPISPNLCQNRSEYLFWDLYHPSQAAAALLAENLFRGDSRYLTPMNFSQLAEAQVHI